Sequence from the Mustelus asterias unplaced genomic scaffold, sMusAst1.hap1.1 HAP1_SCAFFOLD_456, whole genome shotgun sequence genome:
ctctacTTTGGAGAGACCAATTGCAGACAGGGTGAcctctttgcagaacacctttggtccatccgcaaggacccagaccttcctgtcgcttgccatttcaacacaccaccctcctctcctgcccacatgtccaccgttggccttttgcaatgttcttgtGAGCCCcaatgtaaactggaggaacagcacctcatgttcggttaggcattttacagccttccggactgaacactgagttcaacacctTCAGAGCCTGAACTTGcttctccaccttcaccccatttccatttatattATTTCActtcatttcatttattatttttattgtttGATTTCTATACATTTAAATTTTCATTTCTTCTATCGTTTCATTTTACCAATTctttaaaatctcactttccaacttattcccccccccccaattggggCAATCTGTTACATGTCTCAAGTTGTCCTTTGCCTAACTGCTTACCTCTGTTCTGccgtttacacattctgatctgttaATGGCTGGTATTAGCGCCCTTTGTAACCATGGTAACCACCACTTACTTCCCCTTTGCCTTTCTGTCTGTAATATCTTTGACAATTaacacccccctccatccctcaccctatcagtataaatcttgtcctattttctttgtcttcaactctgacgaaggatcatccagactcgaaacgttggctctattctcttagcacagatgctgacagacctactgagattttccaacattttctgtttttgtttcagattccaacatctgtagAATTTTGCTTTCAACTCGGATCAGCTGCCTGAGCTGGGGCCTGCAGGACTGGGGTAGGGGAGCAGCTCTGGATCATATTTCATTGTGTCCACATTCCGGGGCAGCTCCAGGATTCATCCCGAAGGCAGTGATTGAAGCAGGACCCTGGGCTGATGGAGTTTCGCTTGGTTGATTcaattgggcgggattctctgtctGCATTCATCGGAAAACCAGAGATTCCCAtctgacttcaatggacctttacatggtctgctcccctaacccgccccccacccccccacccccactccctcaaccccCCGCTAGAATCCCAATTGTGAACGGGGTGGGAGAATTAATATCTCACACTTCCAACACCTCTGGAGTGTGAATGGCAGCAATAGCTGAGCTGATTTGCTAAGATTTTTAGCACAAGGTCTGACAGGTGGTGAGTGTTCAGATTTGTCGAGCAGAGCTGTGACAGTGCCTGAATGTGTAAAGGAAGGTCGGAGCATGGGGACTGGAGGAAAACCTCCCTCTGTGCAGTTTCTCAGGTGCTTCCACAGTCTCCGCTGTTACAGCGCTGTAATATTGTGGGCGAAATAGAGGTGGATATCCACTTGTCAGTGACAAACTCACCAATTTATTTTGAAGATTGGGACATGGTCCGACGCTGCCACCGTCCCAGTATTTTCAGATCGACACAGGATCACAACAGCAATGTTAAAGTGAAAATGTGTAACTTTAATGCAGCCACCAACACAACAATCCAACACAGAGACCAGGTCACTGCACTCGCTCCcaaacactgctcgacaatcaccaggcaagactgttctcttcctgtgggggagcacttcagcagtcacgggcattcagccttggaccttcaggtaagcgttctccaagccgGCTTTCactacacacgacagcgcagagtcgctgagcagaaactgatagccaagttccgcacacatgaggacggcctaaaccgggatgttggatttatgtcacattatcagtaacccccacagcttgcctcctggacttgcagaattccacaagctgttctgtctggagacaatacacatctctttaacctgtgttgaatgctccctccacccacattgtctgtacatttaagacctggctggctgtagagatttgcattctaatcagtattctgtaatttgatttctgtgtctgtgtactgtttgagaacagatatccactccatctgacgaaggagctctgctccgaaagcttatggtatttgctaccaaataaacctgttggactttaacctggtgtggtgagacttcttactgtgcttaccccagtccaacgccggcatcgccacatcattctCGCTCCCAGCCACCAGAGGGTGTCAAACAATAGTGAGCTCGGTTCCTGAGATGTGGGTCACCCAGGGTGTGCTCTATTCTGAATTTACACGGCATATCTGTTCCAGGTAATTGTGACATGCTCCAAGTGAAGAGTGGGTCTCCCTTTGGGAGTTTGTGTTTTGTGGGTGGATTCAGCAGCTGCTGAATGCCTATTGGGTGGTGATTACTGATTATATCATGTTGAGTCAGCAGTGGGAAAGTGTATAAAaacctcactctcacaccgagaAACTATCGTTTAATTTCACTGCTGCTCATCGCACTGAAATCTGACAACAGAAACACAGCCGCTGACACCATGAGCAAGATTGTGCTGTACGACCGGCCAGATTGCACAGGCAACTGGAAGGAGTTGACATACAGTGTCCCCGATCTCGAGACTGAGATTTTCTCTCAAACTGCTCGCTCCCTGAAGGTGGAGGGGAAACACTGGGTTGCTTACAAGGACAAAGGCTTCAAAGGGGATTTCATGGTTTATGGGCCAGGTGACCACAACCACCTTGGCTCCATGGACAGCAACATTGTGTCAGTGCGCCTTGTGACGGAGGAATTAGGAAATCCTGACATTGTTCTACATGAACATATCCATTTTGAGGGTAAATCTCGAAACATCGATGAACTCGTCAATGATCTGAAGATAGCTGAGTTCAACAACCTGGTCTCATCCCATGAGGTGAAGGAAGGTGTGTGGATTCTGTACGAAGGCCTCCATTTGACAGGGAGACGCATGATTACATTTAAGGGTGAGAAGTGTCCCGACTACACGCAGATCGGCTGGAATGACAAACTCTCTTCCCTCAAGCCCTTAC
This genomic interval carries:
- the LOC144486772 gene encoding epidermal differentiation-specific protein-like; translated protein: MSKIVLYDRPDCTGNWKELTYSVPDLETEIFSQTARSLKVEGKHWVAYKDKGFKGDFMVYGPGDHNHLGSMDSNIVSVRLVTEELGNPDIVLHEHIHFEGKSRNIDELVNDLKIAEFNNLVSSHEVKEGVWILYEGLHLTGRRMITFKGEKCPDYTQIGWNDKLSSLKPLLNRDHEV